One Felis catus isolate Fca126 chromosome D1, F.catus_Fca126_mat1.0, whole genome shotgun sequence DNA segment encodes these proteins:
- the SDHAF2 gene encoding succinate dehydrogenase assembly factor 2, mitochondrial isoform X3 has translation MAVATMFPGLARMLALPRRHLVSPSLSTTSFSRFYRGDSPTDSQKDMIEIPLPPWQERTDESIETKRARLLYESRKRGMLENCILLSLFAKEYLHHMTEKQLNLYDRLINEPSNDWDIYYWATEAKPAPEIFENEVMTMLRDFAKNKNKEQRLRAPDLEYLFEKPR, from the exons ATGCTTGCTCTGCCAAGGCGCCACCTAGTGTCACCCTCGCTCAGCACGACATCATTCAGCCGTTTCTACAGAGGTGACAGCCCAACAGATTCCCAAAAAGACATGATCGAAATCCCTTTACCTCCGTGGCAGGAGCGAACTGATGAATCCATAGAAACCAAAAGAGCCCGGCTGCTCTATGAGAGCAGAAAGAGGGGAATGTTGGAAAACTGTATTCTGCTTAG CCTCTTTGCTAAAGAATATCTGCACCACATGACAGAGAAACAGCTGAACCTGTATGATCGTCTGATTAATGAGCCCAGTAACGACTGGGATATTTACTACTGGGCCACAG AAGCAAAACCAGCCCCAGAAATCTTTGAAAACGAAGTCATGACGATGCTCAGAGACTtcgctaaaaacaaaaacaaagagcagaGACTGCGTGCCCCGGATCTCGAATACCTCTTTGAAAAGCCTCGTTGA
- the SDHAF2 gene encoding succinate dehydrogenase assembly factor 2, mitochondrial isoform X1 translates to MAVATMFPGLARVLPFSRLAVFWGLGTMPSLYTQTLAQMLALPRRHLVSPSLSTTSFSRFYRGDSPTDSQKDMIEIPLPPWQERTDESIETKRARLLYESRKRGMLENCILLSLFAKEYLHHMTEKQLNLYDRLINEPSNDWDIYYWATEAKPAPEIFENEVMTMLRDFAKNKNKEQRLRAPDLEYLFEKPR, encoded by the exons GTTTTACCCTTCTCTAGATTGGCAGTCTTCTGGGGATTAGGAACCATGCCGTCACTGTATACTCAGACTCTAGCACAG ATGCTTGCTCTGCCAAGGCGCCACCTAGTGTCACCCTCGCTCAGCACGACATCATTCAGCCGTTTCTACAGAGGTGACAGCCCAACAGATTCCCAAAAAGACATGATCGAAATCCCTTTACCTCCGTGGCAGGAGCGAACTGATGAATCCATAGAAACCAAAAGAGCCCGGCTGCTCTATGAGAGCAGAAAGAGGGGAATGTTGGAAAACTGTATTCTGCTTAG CCTCTTTGCTAAAGAATATCTGCACCACATGACAGAGAAACAGCTGAACCTGTATGATCGTCTGATTAATGAGCCCAGTAACGACTGGGATATTTACTACTGGGCCACAG AAGCAAAACCAGCCCCAGAAATCTTTGAAAACGAAGTCATGACGATGCTCAGAGACTtcgctaaaaacaaaaacaaagagcagaGACTGCGTGCCCCGGATCTCGAATACCTCTTTGAAAAGCCTCGTTGA
- the SDHAF2 gene encoding succinate dehydrogenase assembly factor 2, mitochondrial isoform X2 translates to MAPEGRSRARRTDQMLALPRRHLVSPSLSTTSFSRFYRGDSPTDSQKDMIEIPLPPWQERTDESIETKRARLLYESRKRGMLENCILLSLFAKEYLHHMTEKQLNLYDRLINEPSNDWDIYYWATEAKPAPEIFENEVMTMLRDFAKNKNKEQRLRAPDLEYLFEKPR, encoded by the exons ATGCTTGCTCTGCCAAGGCGCCACCTAGTGTCACCCTCGCTCAGCACGACATCATTCAGCCGTTTCTACAGAGGTGACAGCCCAACAGATTCCCAAAAAGACATGATCGAAATCCCTTTACCTCCGTGGCAGGAGCGAACTGATGAATCCATAGAAACCAAAAGAGCCCGGCTGCTCTATGAGAGCAGAAAGAGGGGAATGTTGGAAAACTGTATTCTGCTTAG CCTCTTTGCTAAAGAATATCTGCACCACATGACAGAGAAACAGCTGAACCTGTATGATCGTCTGATTAATGAGCCCAGTAACGACTGGGATATTTACTACTGGGCCACAG AAGCAAAACCAGCCCCAGAAATCTTTGAAAACGAAGTCATGACGATGCTCAGAGACTtcgctaaaaacaaaaacaaagagcagaGACTGCGTGCCCCGGATCTCGAATACCTCTTTGAAAAGCCTCGTTGA
- the SDHAF2 gene encoding succinate dehydrogenase assembly factor 2, mitochondrial isoform X4 — MLALPRRHLVSPSLSTTSFSRFYRGDSPTDSQKDMIEIPLPPWQERTDESIETKRARLLYESRKRGMLENCILLSLFAKEYLHHMTEKQLNLYDRLINEPSNDWDIYYWATEAKPAPEIFENEVMTMLRDFAKNKNKEQRLRAPDLEYLFEKPR, encoded by the exons ATGCTTGCTCTGCCAAGGCGCCACCTAGTGTCACCCTCGCTCAGCACGACATCATTCAGCCGTTTCTACAGAGGTGACAGCCCAACAGATTCCCAAAAAGACATGATCGAAATCCCTTTACCTCCGTGGCAGGAGCGAACTGATGAATCCATAGAAACCAAAAGAGCCCGGCTGCTCTATGAGAGCAGAAAGAGGGGAATGTTGGAAAACTGTATTCTGCTTAG CCTCTTTGCTAAAGAATATCTGCACCACATGACAGAGAAACAGCTGAACCTGTATGATCGTCTGATTAATGAGCCCAGTAACGACTGGGATATTTACTACTGGGCCACAG AAGCAAAACCAGCCCCAGAAATCTTTGAAAACGAAGTCATGACGATGCTCAGAGACTtcgctaaaaacaaaaacaaagagcagaGACTGCGTGCCCCGGATCTCGAATACCTCTTTGAAAAGCCTCGTTGA